Part of the Procambarus clarkii isolate CNS0578487 chromosome 79, FALCON_Pclarkii_2.0, whole genome shotgun sequence genome, ATAGTCGCAGTGGAGTTACCTATAGTCGTAGTGGATTTACCTATAGTCGAAGTGGATTTACCTATAGTCGTAGTGGATTTATCTATCGTCGTAGTGGATTTATCTAAGGTTGTAGTGGATTTTCTCCTTTGATATATATTAAGTtaatgtgatttttgtgtgtactagtattaaatatattaattaacaaacctccccccccccctctctctctctctctgcctacaGAAAGGTAATGATTGGGTgctttaataataattatataggtATCTTCAGTCTATTGAGCTACGTATATATTTTCTTCTTTCTGAGTACGATTGCTTGACCGGATGGTCGTTTGACCCGGTGTGCGCTGCGTTCGCATGACCCGGTGTGCGCTGCGTTCGCATGACCCGGTGTGCGCTGCGTTCGCTTGACCCGGTGTTCTCTGTGTTCGCTTGATCCGGTGTTCTCTGTGTTCGCTTGGCCAGTGTTCGCTTGATCCGGTGTTCGCTGCGTTCGCTTGACCCGGTGTTTGCTGCGTTCGTTTGACCCGGTGTTCGCTGTGTTCGCTTGACCCGGTGTTTGCTGTGTTCGCATGACCCGGTGTTCGCTGCGTTCGCTTGACCCGGTGTTTGCTGCGTTCGTTTGACCCGGTGTTCGCTGTGTTCGCTTGACCCGGTGTTTGCTGTGTTCGCATGACCCGGTGTTCGCTGCGTTCGCTTGACCCGGTAATCACCTAACCCAGTGACCTTATAACGCCCTACAATCACCTCTCACTTTCACGAACGAGGCAATTTCGACACCCTTAACAACCAAAATACGCTCAATACCACGGTACACATTTTAACCAAAGGCTGGCGACCGCCAAAAAAGTACAAAAGTGTAGCTCTAGCTTGTAAACTACAAGGTAAACTCGAACTAGTTCATGTACAACATTTATGACAAAAAAACCTTTCGTCCCCTGTACAGGTACATCATGATAGCCCACTTCAGCGTGTACAAACTGGTGTACAGGAAGGGTTGGATCGCCCTTATGATCGCCTTCTGCTGGGTCTTCGCCTTCGTCATGCTTCTCCCTACCCTTCTCAGCAAGTGGGGTACGTACCCTAAGCCCCAGGTACGTCTTGGGTACACTGTGGCATGTTAGAAGAGGTTATGGTGCACTCTGGTACattttagaggagtggtgttacgctgggatggaggggaggggggttacaGGGTACTACGGTACATGGGGTTGAGATCGTGGTACACTATGGTACTTTAAAAAAGCGGTTGTGGTTTGCTGACGTTTACTAGGAAGGCCAATGATAGCTTGTACCTTTGATGTGGTACTAAAAGTACCTCTAAAAGTATTCATGGTACGCCGGGGGGTGTCCTCGCGGTACAATGCTGTGTCCTGACGGTACACTGGTGCGTTCTGGCGGTACACTGGTGTACCTATTGAACGGTGTATATTAATTACAAACACACTATCGACATACAGCTCCACACCTCCACCagaaccacaccacaccagcaccacacactaccaccagcaccatacaccaccacacactaccactaagcCCAACCGCTACCATCTTCACCTCGCAGGACGCTTTGGCTTGGACCGACGGCTACAGACCTGTTCAATCCTGGACGACAGCAACAAGTCGCCCAAGCAGGTGCTCTTCGGGTTGGGCTTCTGTGTTCCCGCCATCGTCATCGTCATCTGCTACTCCCTGATATTCTTCGTCATCCACAAGTAGGTCCAGCTTCGGGAAGGGGCCTCTAATAATTCAATCCTCTATTGAAGATTTAGATaattctggccggggaggatttactgggcgcaaatccttaactgtagcctctgtttaactcaacagtaaaatgtgtacttggatgaaaaaacgattcttcgcggcaggggatcgtattccagggtcttgcccgaaacgctacgcgtactagtggctgtacaagaatgtaacaactcttgtatatatctcaaaaaaataatCTTCATTTACATTATCGATGCCAACACCCATATCCCGTTGAATTTAATAACTTAGAATAATGCTATATATGTTCGATGTGGACTTCGAGTCGGACGAAGAGGACCTTCGAAGTCAGACTCCTTCGGGAAGGGGACGAAGGTCCTATTCGTCCGACTCGAAGTCCACATCGAGTTATAGCACATAGCATTATTCTAAGTTATCAAACTCAACGGGATATGGGTGTTGGCATCGAGGAATGTTGTAATCTAAgtctataatttatatatatttatatactaaaTAGAGTAACCGGCGCTGCCCGGGGTTCACCCTAAAGAATTGCACCAATTCAGTGTTTGGAGCCCAATAGATAACTGGCGACGTGTCCGGTAAAAACGGGACACATAAGGTGTTTTATGTAAGCCTAGAGGTCATTTAAATAATCCTAAAAATCACTTAAGTAAGTCTACAGTCACTTAAAATACCTAAGCGGCTTCTATATCGACGTCCGTTCAGATTAATTTAAGTTAATGATCTTAATATAAGTCGCTATGCATGTTGACAGAAAATGGATGTGGAAGATTTGTTAGGACTGACTATGACATTTTGGTCTCCCAGGTCTGAGAAGCGGATGCGTCAGCACAGCACCCGAGGCATGAACGGGGCGGCGCCCCCCTCCGGACCTACCCTCCAGCCACAGTCCAGAGTCACCACCAAGGTTAGAACCCCACCACAGGCAGCTGATAAGGGGGAAAAACCGATTTGTCATTTGTTTTTTTAACTGCATTAAAAACAGAATGTCCGGCAGGCGTGTCATGTAATGACTCCCAACCTCATTGATCCTTGTTATATCTGTTCTTAAATCTATGCTATCTCCCCTTCTAATTCatcactgagctacgacatggaaaaagaattgcaaccgggaaatcatcctgatttaccacggttcctgcagcctctcagagacacaaaccagggaccagattcacgaaagtacttaagcaagcacttacgaacctgtccatcttttctcaatctttggcggctttgtttacaattattaaacagttaatgagctccgaagcaccaggaggctgtttataacaataacaacagttgattggcaagttttcatgcttgtaaactgtttaataaatgtaaccaaagccgtcaaagattgaggaaagatgtacacgttcgtaagtgcttgtgtaactgcttcgtgaatctgacccctgggtCTTACGCAATTCCACCATTGCAATAAAGTAAACAAAATACATTCTACATACAGAGATAAAGTATACAAAATATATTCCTTATCAAGGAATATATTCCTTATCAAGGAATTTATAAGGAATATATTTAGACTTCAAACACCCTTgaagagctggtcggccgagcggacagcacgctgggcttgtgatcctgtggtcccgggttcgaccccgggcgccggcaagaaacaatgggcagagtttctttcaccttatgcccctgttacctagcagtaaaataggtgcctgggtgttagtcagctgtcacgggctgcttcctgggggtggaggcctggtcgaggaccgggccgcggggacactaaagccccgaaatcatctcaagataacctcccccacagtcttactccgatcaactggcaTCATCTTGCCTTCACCTGATAGTTTATTATAAGACGTATTGACCAATTATTGCTTCTttaggttatcttaaggttatcttgctcCCCAAGTAGTATTCATCTTGTACTCCGGGCAGGTGGAGCGAGAGGCCCGGCGCCGCAGGAATGAGTGGAGGATCACCAAGATGGTGCTCATCATTTTCATCGCTTTTCTCATCACCTACCTGCCCATCACCCTCGTTAAGAACCTGGACAAGAAGGTGGATTATCCAGGTAAGCTCATGGGAACCAATTGACACCAGGTACCATAGGTTATCATGGGTTTAGCTGAGACCAGGGATTATTTAAGAtcagctagattcacgaaagcacttacgcaagcacttacgaacctggggccagattcacgaaagcacttacgcgagaacttacgaacctggggccagattcacgcaagcacttacgaacctgtgcatcttttctcaatctttggcggctttgtttacaattattaaacagttaatgagctccgaaagcacttacgcaagcacttacgaacctggggctagattcacgaaagcacttacgaacctgtgcatcttttcttaatctttggcggctttgtttacatttattaaacagttaatgagctccgaagcaccaggaggctgtttataacaataacaacagttgattggcaagttttcatgcttgtaaactgtttaataaatgtaaccaaagccgtcaaagattgaggaaagatgtacacgttcgtaagtgcttgcgtaactgctttcgtaaatctggccccaggttcgtaagtacttgagtaactgctttcgtgaatctggccccaggttcgtaagtacttgagtaactgctttcgtgaatctggccacaggttcgtaagtacttgagtaactgctttcgtgaatctggccccaggttcgtaagtacttgagtaactgctttcgtgaatctggccccaggttcgtaagtacttgagtaactgctttcgtgaatctggccccaggttcgtaagtacttgagtaactgctttcgtgaatctggccccaggttcgtaagtacttgagtaactgctttcgtgaatctggccccactgGATCAGTTGAAATCAGGGACCAGGCGAAACAAGAGACcaggaaatgaacaaatccacaagggccgtgacgaggattcgaacctgcgtccgggagcatcccagagacCAGGAACCATGCAAGTGCAGATACCAAATGAGACCAGGTAAGATTAACAACTAAGACCAATAATTATTACATCTTGACCAAgtgatgttgtttaagattcagctactaggaacaagaagttccaagtagcacgggctatggtgagcccgtagtggacttacctggcacaggagcggggcaagtagcacgggctatggtgatcccgtgtgtctcaagattgattgattgattgatgacgattaagccacccaaaatgtggcacgggcatgaatagcccgtaagtgttggcccttttgagccattaccagtatcaagagctgatactggagatctgtggaggtgcgactgcaccctgcgtgacgggagatgtctcccggaccaaatggggaCCAGATGGTGGtgtctcaagctattctcacccctttATATACTGTTGTTGATGTTATTAAATAAGTTAATTAAGTGAGGTGTGTTAAGACGGTGGATGGGTGATTGTCCCGCAGGGCTCCACGTGCTCGGCTACGTACTTATCTACATCTCGGCGTGCATCAATCCTGTCATCTACGTCATCATGAACAGACAGTATCGACAGGCCTACAAGACGGTGCTGTTGTGTCGACGTCCCCGTCTCCCGTCTCTCACCTCCTCCCACACAGGTGAGCTACTCAcgtgtctctgtctatctgtctctctctctcacacacacacacacacacacacacacacacacacacacacacacacacacacacacacattgacagttgagaggcgggaccaaagagcaagagctcaacccccgcaagcataactaggtgagtaagaCAGCTTTATGCCGGAAGATCCCACAGCAGAGCCTTCCCCGAAGCCTGGCCAGAAACCGGGCCGCGAAGGACCCTGAACCCCGGAACCACCGCAAGGTAACGGAGTCAGTGCGTTATTACCACCATTAATAACGGTAATATTACCATTACCACCGCGGGAACAACGATATGGCCAACGTTTCTCAGTATGTCGTCAGCACTTACGTacttgctgaccagaccacacactagaagttgaaaggacgacgacgtttcggtccgtcctggaccattctcaagtcgatcacacaatcgacttgagaatggtccaggacggaccgaaacgtcgtcgtcctttcatcttctagtgtgtggtctggtcaacatacttcagccacgttattgtgactcatcgcctgcttacatACTTGCacctaattgaaattgaaattggaataagtttattgaggtaaaatacacacaaagggatgaggtagctcaagctattctcaccccgttcagtacatcgtgttaatacatacacacacacacatcacaaacaataaacatattaccaaacattccgagagataaacatatacatttccacctttacacaagtagtatggtatcagacgtacacacaaatacttttatgaccgaggtatactgtatagacaatttgcaagacacctgcagataattcaacaaaatattacagtcttggtagaGGCCaagatgggagccggtcggccgagcggacagcacgttggacttgtgatcctgtggtcctgggttcgatcccaggcgccggcgagaaacattgggcagagtttctttcaccctatgcccctgttacctagcagtaaaataggtacctgggtgttagtcagctgtcacgggctgcttcctggggggtggaggcctggtcgatgaccgggccgcggggacactaaagccccgaaatcatctcaagataacctcaagattggtgcaaaattcttatatctctctgtATCTAATTGGCTGGCATTGGCTGTTGCCGCTAGCGTGGGAATCAGGCCTTAGCCTTCGCCATATCATCCTCTTACCTTAGCACCACCTG contains:
- the LOC123764480 gene encoding G-protein coupled receptor moody isoform X3, translating into METLRSSADYPDYPHFFNDSWDEPPWDEAAESEIAKMSRGVARVIAVLFIGYMVLGLTGNFLTILALLRCPRVRNVTAAFIISLCVADFLFCVLVLPWEVSRFLAGKWVWGEGWICTLFPLLRYWNVAVSLLSIAMITINRYIMIAHFSVYKLVYRKGWIALMIAFCWVFAFVMLLPTLLSKWGRFGLDRRLQTCSILDDSNKSPKQVLFGLGFCVPAIVIVICYSLIFFVIHKSEKRMRQHSTRGMNGAAPPSGPTLQPQSRVTTKVEREARRRRNEWRITKMVLIIFIAFLITYLPITLVKNLDKKVDYPGLHVLGYVLIYISACINPVIYVIMNRQYRQAYKTVLLCRRPRLPSLTSSHTERGKGRNKMVMEELNDKTMMSQVSLSDAGPLPECHELPEVFLDK
- the LOC123764480 gene encoding G-protein coupled receptor moody isoform X2; translation: MGALPPVHSARSASSRHGDPQVVCRLPRLSSFLQRQLGRAPLGRGGRVRDCQVGDEVVTGDCCARMSRGVARVIAVLFIGYMVLGLTGNFLTILALLRCPRVRNVTAAFIISLCVADFLFCVLVLPWEVSRFLAGKWVWGEGWICTLFPLLRYWNVAVSLLSIAMITINRYIMIAHFSVYKLVYRKGWIALMIAFCWVFAFVMLLPTLLSKWGRFGLDRRLQTCSILDDSNKSPKQVLFGLGFCVPAIVIVICYSLIFFVIHKSEKRMRQHSTRGMNGAAPPSGPTLQPQSRVTTKVEREARRRRNEWRITKMVLIIFIAFLITYLPITLVKNLDKKVDYPGLHVLGYVLIYISACINPVIYVIMNRQYRQAYKTVLLCRRPRLPSLTSSHTELNKAASCRKAREGSEQDGDGGAE
- the LOC123764480 gene encoding G-protein coupled receptor moody isoform X1; translation: MGALPPVHSARSASSRHGDPQVVCRLPRLSSFLQRQLGRAPLGRGGRVRDCQVGDEVVTGDCCARMSRGVARVIAVLFIGYMVLGLTGNFLTILALLRCPRVRNVTAAFIISLCVADFLFCVLVLPWEVSRFLAGKWVWGEGWICTLFPLLRYWNVAVSLLSIAMITINRYIMIAHFSVYKLVYRKGWIALMIAFCWVFAFVMLLPTLLSKWGRFGLDRRLQTCSILDDSNKSPKQVLFGLGFCVPAIVIVICYSLIFFVIHKSEKRMRQHSTRGMNGAAPPSGPTLQPQSRVTTKVEREARRRRNEWRITKMVLIIFIAFLITYLPITLVKNLDKKVDYPGLHVLGYVLIYISACINPVIYVIMNRQYRQAYKTVLLCRRPRLPSLTSSHTERGKGRNKMVMEELNDKTMMSQVSLSDAGPLPECHELPEVFLDK